From the genome of Carassius gibelio isolate Cgi1373 ecotype wild population from Czech Republic chromosome B10, carGib1.2-hapl.c, whole genome shotgun sequence, one region includes:
- the LOC127966196 gene encoding chondroitin sulfate synthase 3-like, whose product MALRSRRPLVSVIVGVFLGFTAASWLVVPRVVKISVKNRRSSVCTYYSSDRAQAKVSGTAHSTSSTIGRQKHLQPLFSSQEGSDEGEQEPYGTGNSSGPVPPARFLYVGVMTAQKYLASRAVAAYRTWASNIPGRVEFFSSEGSEKVSLPIPMPVIPLAGVDDSYPPQKKSFMMLKYMHDHYLDKYEWFMRADDDVYIRGE is encoded by the coding sequence ATGGCCCTCAGGTCCAGAAGACCTTTGGTGAGCGTCATCGTTGGGGTTTTTCTTGGCTTCACAGCCGCATCGTGGCTGGTTGTGCCCAGAGTTGTGAAGATCAGTGTGAAGAACAGAAGGTCTTCAGTGTGTACATACTACAGTAGCGACAGGGCTCAGGCTAAAGTTTCAGGCACCGCCCACAGTACCTCATCTACCATTGGCAGACAGAAGCATCTGCAGCCACTCTTCTCCAGCCAGGAAGGCAGTGATGAAGGTGAACAGGAGCCTTATGGGACAGGGAACAGTAGTGGTCCTGTACCTCCTGCTAGATTCTTGTATGTGGGGGTCATGACAGCTCAGAAGTATCTGGCCTCCAGGGCTGTGGCTGCCTACAGGACATGGGCCTCCAACATCCCTGGGCGGGTTGAGTTCTTCTCCAGTGAGGGCTCTGAGAAGGTCTCCCTGCCAATTCCAATGCCTGTCATTCCTCTGGCAGGTGTCGATGATTCATACCCTCCGCAGAAGAAATCTTTCATGATGCTGAAGTACATGCATGACCATTATTTGGATAAATACGAGTGGTTTATGCGGGCTGATGATGATGTCTACATTAGAGGTGAATAA